AGCGGCTTGCCCAAGAAAAGCTCGCGGCCGAAATGACGGAGCTGGTCCGTGGCGaagccgcgctgcgtcgggcgcgtgtcgcgaCCAAGGTCCTCTTTGGTACGAGTTTGGACCagctgcgcacggacgAAGTCCTCTTTGCCTTTGAGGATGACCCACGTCTCGTGCATATGCCGCAAGGTGCGCTCGAATCGGAAGTGTTGCGTCTCGCGGTCGATTCCGGCCTGACGGCGTCCAGGAGTACGTTGTGTTACTGACAGTAGGCGAAGCACGTCGGCTCCAGCAAGGCGGAGGGCTCTACCTAAACGGTGCTGCTGTGACGGACGCCAAAGCGACCCTCTCCACATCCAATCTACTCGACGGGCGTTTTGTCGTGATGCGTGCCGGCAAGCACAACCGCAAGATTCTGGTCCTGGCGTAGTACCCAAAAGTGACGACTGTTTTAAATATGCTAAACGTAGCGTGACAATGTAGGACTTGGCGGCTATCGTCTAGTGGTTTAGGATCTCACCTTCCCATTTGCCCAAGTGGCGCACGCTTTGTGCGGAAGTAGGTGAGGACAGGAGTTCGAACCTCCTTAGTCGCACTTTTTTTTTTTGAAGGTTTCTAGGAACTCTACAGTTTGGCGAGCGTGCCTGtggccgtgcgcatgcGGTTGGCAAGGTCCTCGCcttcctcgtcgccgagctcgtcgcgccggcccATCAGCTGCAGCGTCCCTTGGGTATTGTACTTTTCGAGGGGGGACGATGAGCCAGACGGCAACGGGGCTGGGACGATATGAAAGTGCACCTAAAGTAAGTCGGTTATATACATACGTGGTCCACCGCCTGTGCATATTCCTGATTCGCAGCAACTTGGAGCCCCGTAATGCCAAAGGCTGCATGAGTCGTGTAAACGTACCTTTTTCCATAgtgcgcgcgaccgacACGACATTGAGCATGAGCGATGCAGACTGCTTTGGGCTCAGATCCGAGATGCTCTTTACATGCGACTTGGGCACCACAAGCGTGTGTCCTGTTTGTGAGCTGCGTCGACGTACCTGCACGAATCGGGAGCACGTCGAGAAATGCAATCACGTCGTCTGTCTCGGCGACAATGTACGCCGGCTGACGCCGCTCGATAATGTCGCAAAAGACACACTCGCCTCTCGGCATGCGCCGGTCGTCGTGTGACTTGAGTCGGTCGAGCAAGTGCGAGGTCATGGCTGGCAGCAGCCCTCCGCCTCCACACTCCACGCCGGATggcacggcgcgacggcgcggccgaggcgggcgatgcgccgctttACCGACGGAGCAATGCAAAGAGCGAGACGTATGGATTTTCGCTGTATATTTTTGCGTCGGTCCTGTGGGTCTTGTGGGTCCTCTGGGCAGTGTGCCCCGACTCGGTGCTgatgcgcctcggcatTGCCTGGTTTCCTCGACGCGACTGGGCGTACCTGCTGATCGCTTGGTCGCTCGTGCTTGTGCTAATGACGTACATTGGATTCGGCGCACTAAACATGTACCATACCCCCccgctcgactcgctcgactGCATGAcaggtacgtcgcgcatcTCACCcagacgacgccgcggTCATTTATCCCACcctggcgcacgacgcgcgccctCTCCCCCCCATGACCATATCTGAGACGGGCTGGGCGGGCTCCCCACTTTGTGACGACGTATACGACTTGTCGCCGGGCCtcgtgtcgcgcgcgctgtACTTACATGACAAGGTATAGGTAGAACTACGCATCTTTTACAAAAGGCAAAGCGTGGCGGCGGGAGTGGGCTGGCGCATGCGGCCgtggcgacggcgcgcgctcgagcgacgcataCTTTCCTGCATCGGaagcggcacgccgccgcttggcaggctgcgcctcggcgaaTGGCTCGAGGCCACGCTGCCACTGCACGGTCTGTTCTTCGAGGGCATCGCGCTTTGTACGTAGCGTCTCCAGCTCGCAGTGGAGCACATCAATGTGTGCCGTGAGCGAGTCAAAGTGTTTCGACTGggcgtcctcgtcggcgagggcggCAATCTCGGTAAGCAGATCGGCCTGGCGCGAACGCTGGGCGTAGGCTTCTTCGTACCACGCAacgcgctccagctcgTCTTGGAGGTGCGCCACTTGCTTCTTTGCTTGGTGTAGCTCGGCAgtgagctcggcggccgacgcctgcgcctcttgcgTCTTGCCGCGCTCTTgggcgcgcaaggcgctgaGGACTTTGCTATGCACGGCATGCGTATGTGCCAGCTGTGCCTCGAGCCATGCACACCGGTCCTCAGCCGAGTGCCACTTGGATTCGAACAAGGCAGCGTCCTGTCTCGCGcactgctcggcgaggcgtgAGCGTGCAatgcgctccgcgtcgaggtcggcatcctcgtcgtgttgcgcggcgagctcttCCAATGCATCGCAGTGCGCTTGCAGCGACTGCGCGCGTCCTTCGGCATCCTTGAGCTCGTCCATGAGCGCGTCACGCTGTGCGAGTGTCGCCGCGAGGTGTGCCTGCAcgtctgcagcagcgcggtCAATCACCACCTCGCGGACCATCGACTtgggcgaggcgggcgTAGGCCGTGCTTGGAGGAGTGCGCTGGCCGTCtgtgcgagcgcacgcaagTTGCGCTGCATAAGCTCCGCCACGCTCCGTGCTTCATCGAGCATCGCCTGGCgttcgtcgagctcctgcgtAAGCTCAGCGCACCGCTCAGCGTGTGCCTTGGCCTCTTCCTCGGCCTTCTGGCGCTTTTCCTGCGCTTCGTCAaacgcgcgctgctggagctgcgccttgctcatgtgcaccgcgcgctccttgtACCGAGTAATCATCGCGTCCTGCTTCTCGATCTGTGCGCGGAGCTTTagctcgcgctggcgtCCCAGTTCTGCGTGAGATGGGCGACGTACGAATGTCTGTGCGGAGGTCCTCGCGCTCATTCTGGAGCGCATGTTTCTCCTTCCGAAGCTCGtcaaggcgcgcctcggcgaggcgcgcgacctcTTCGGCCGTCTTGTGCCTGGGCAAGTGTGCATCGCGCGGAATATTCTCGAGGTTCTCCAGAGGGAGCAgactcgcgcgcggcgtgcgtgcctgcggcgtgcgcacagGTAgccgcgacgacgtcgTCTCGGACTCGCGCCGTGCCTGCGGCGTCTGGGGCACCTGCGCCATCGGCACCCGGCCGGGCGTCGCTCGCTCCATCACTGCCTGGGCCAAACAACACCGCGCGTGTTGCTATCACGTGATGTGGGGTATCTAGGGACGAAAGCGCGcttcgcggcgcaggacgtTGTGCACGAGCACCGACGGTGCGGAGCGTGTGGGCTGCGCCATGCGGTTCTCCGTCGTAGGTACCGAGGCGCGTTTCGACTGGCCAGTGCGCCGACGGTCGATGCCGgagcgcccgccgcgctcctggcGCCAGTTGGGCTCGTTGCTGTACTCTTCGAGGAGCTtcgcacggcgctcttgCACCTCGCGGGGGAGGTCCTTGGCGTCGACGTTGGGGCGGAAGACGAGACGCGCGTACTCTGCATCCTCGTCATCggtcggctgcggcgcagtggGGCGGCGTGCATGGAGCTTGTGCGAGACGTCCTCCTCGGGCTCGGACGGCGCttcttcctcctcctcgtccgcctgcagcgcatgccgGCGGATCTCGGCACGTAGGTCGCGCGCAGtgatgcgctcctcgtcgctgcttgcctcgccgaggaagTCGTAGCGGTCCGCGTCTTCGGTAGCGTGCGTCTCGGTATAGGTCCTGACAAACGCCTGAGaatcgtcgcgctcggccagttcctcgaggccgtccttgtcgatgcgccggcgcttGGCCTGGAAAGAGGGCGCACGCatcttgcggcgcagctcgtcttCATCGGCATcttcgtcgagcagctcggcaagggGGTCGTCGagacggcggcgccggctgcgcagcaTACCTTTGATGgcacgctcgtgcaggGCCGTagccgcggcgtcgtcttCCTCGCGATGCTGCAGGTAGCGCTgacgcgcggcctcgtcgcgctcgtcctcgtcctcatcgcgctcgtcgtccagcaGACTCTCGAGGTCTgcatcgtcgtccgagCCCTCCTCCGGCTCGGAACCCGAGCCGCGGTCGCTAAAGACACCGCCAAGAccgccgtgctcgccgcggtgcgGCTCGTCCTCATCGGACTCTTCAGCCTCGCCATAGACAAATGCTGAGCGCtcggggcggcgcgctttGGGCTTGGCAAGAATCGACTTCCAACGCGCCTGGGCgtcggacgaggccgagtgGTGCGACGCTTCCGAGAgcgcgtcctcctcctcttcctcttcctcgtcctcctcctcctcgtcatcCTCGGTGTCCGAGCCAGAAAGCGCTTTcaagagcgccgcatccgcGTCCGCATCGACTTCGACTTGCGGCATGTCGCTCGCCTCGGACTCGTGGTCCAATgcaggcgcctcgtcgttAGGCGCCTCGTTCGGCACATCATCGGCCTGCGACGCCCACtcgtccttgcgctccttggcgcgcatccgctgcgacgcgggcggcgcctgcgtggCAAATTCGGCGGGCTTGGTCTGGGTAAAGAAGCCGTCCTGATTAATGTACATCATGTCGTCgccacgcggcgcctgTGCCTCGCGGAAGCTctctgcgtcgcgctctgcaagcgactcgtcgagcgagggcaggagctcgggcgagaggagcgccttggcctcttcttgctgtgcgcgccgcagcgccgcgaatccgtcgctgctgcgcgcgcgcgacggcggcggcatcgcTTCCTGGCTACGCGTCGGATGCGTAGACGCGGACGGCGTCGGATCAAAGAACTGCGTCATGCCGCCGACCGGcccctcgcgctgctggttCGCAAAgaggtcgagcgacgcgccgcgcgtcgggcCGTCTTGCGTGCTCTCAAAGAACTGCGCAAGGACCGACGAATTGGAGTCGGTCCGTGCGCTCTTCATCGACGCCGGCTCAGGCTCGGTGAAGAGTGGTGcctcgctcagcgacgggcgctgcgtcggcgcAAAGAAGCGACCGAGGTCCACATCAAGCTCGGGATCGTCCTGTGCAATCGGCGAGAGCGGCACATTTTCCTTCTCGCTTTGCTCCtgcgagctcgccgagtcgcGGCGGACGTTGGTATGGCGCTCCGTGTCGACAGGGTCATCTTGGTGCACGAAAATTTCCTGCGAGGacggcggcgtgtcgtcCTGGTGCTTTTCAGGGGCGGCGGGCTCCACGGGCCCTTGGGCCTCTTCCGGCTCTTGAGTCTTCTCGGGCTCCTCGGGGTGCTCCTTGGGCTTGCTTTTTGCTTTTCCTTGCTTCATAGCGGCAATCTTGGCATTCTGCTCGTACgacttgcgcagcaccgtgGCAttgagctgcgcaaggtccATCACAACGGGGACGTGCTtgcggtgcggcggcgagtgcggctgttcctcgccgtcgtcggcatAAATCGGCGAAGAAGGCGCCAGGGTCCCGGCAACCTTGTGGGCGGCCAGCGCAAacgagtgcgccgccgcgtccatTTCCttgtcgccgacgacgcctgcgtcgggcgccgccgcgttTGGCGAGCGGTACTCGTCCGTAGCGATGCGttgccggcgcggcgtccgcggccgcgccccgAGCGCGTACAGCTGCtggtccgcctcggcccGTTCCGTGTCGCGGGGCGGGGCGCGGAAGTGTGTGCGCGGCCGCTTGGATGGTCCAGTGAGTGCCACGACTTCCACGTCGCTGTCGCTGTCGGGCTGCGCGGGCTGCGCATGAAGCATGGCCcacttgcgctgcgcccgctcTTTTTCCAGGTCAGGAAACGGATcaagcgcacgcggcggcgtgtgtGCACGGctacgcggcgcaggcatACGGTCTGGCGTGGAGGACGACTCGACGGGATCCGAGCTgctctgcggcgcgctctccGAGTGCTGGATCGTGCTGAGGAGCTCAGAGAGCTGGTAGCGTTTCGGCTCGCGCTTGGACAGTGTCGCACGCTGCTCACGCCGCAGACGCGCAGACATACTGTGCATCTCGCGCTGGTCCTTGCGCGAGAGGCCCTTGACCTGCGGCttgggcgccggcgcttcGTCCTCAGAGCTctccgcgagcggcgggcTGGGGCgtggctcgggcgcggccggcTCTTTTTCTTcctcctgctcgtcgttctgtgcggcgcgctgccgcgcaagTTCGCGGAGGCGGTCCATACGGCTCTTGCGCTCGTCCCCTACCTCTTCCTCGCTCTCATCCGAAAaaaagagcggcgcgggctTCTCGCCCCGCCCCCGCAtacgctgcgcggccgcaggACGCGGCAGCTCCGTATCACTCTCCTCAATAtccgtctcgagcgcgggTGAGTgcgcgcgcatgccgcgtTTTTCGGGCAtcgaggcgacgctcgtATCGTAGCTCGTGTCTTCCATGGCGCGCTTCGTGCGCGCGTTCGGCGAGGACCCCAGCTGGAACGACGGGGAACTTCCACGCGATGAGCCCGAACGTGTTGATGCGTCGGGAgaaggcgcgcggcgtgacCCGTACACGATCTGCGCCATCGTTCGATCGCAGCAAAGGCGCGGGCGGAAACGACGCGCGtggcacgcgctgcacggaAATGCACGACGCGTGCCAAGCATGTGGAgtagcgcgtcgcgcttaGTAAGGTATCGGGGTATCGGCTCGAAGCTATGGTGGGCACGAGGGCTCGTTCTGGACGCCGCCttcggcgtcgccgtcggccgtgcGGTACTGTTGTGCGAAGCCGGCCATGCCTTGCTCGAGGACGGCCGCGGGGCGGTCTGTGCCTTCGTTGGCGTCCAGGCCGACCCACGACCGCTGCTggtggtgcgcgagcgcagcgctgTCGAGGACCTTGACCATGCGCcccgacgcgtcgcgcaccgcgagtTCGTGGGGTGCGACGTCGAGTTTCTGGAGCGCCTGGCTTGTCTCGCCGACGTCAGCGTCCTTCTCTCCGtagcgcgtgcgcgtgaCATAGGTGCCGGTCGCAAAGGAGTAGTGCGgctgctcgtcctcgtcgggcgcctcgtccgtctcgacctgcgccgcgtcatgcacggccgcctcgaggtccaGGACGTATGCGCCGCTCCAAGGCACTTCGCGcccgccgtgcgcgcgcacAGCGAGCATCATTTCCCACGGCGTGACGATCGGGCGCAGAAACTCTTTCGTGTCGAGTAGCGAGTTTTCCGGGCAGGCAATAAGGACAAAGGCGTCAATCTCTTGAAAGTTGGCGAGCTTGGCAGGATTCAGCTTGCCGACGCTGATCGTGTAGACCTTGCGTTGGGACACGGGCGACGTCAggacgcgacgcagctccttgACCAGTGGCAGGTaggcgtgcacgccgagcgtgccgatcaCGAGGCCAATGACAGAGGCATCGCGTGCTTTTTGGATTGTTGCGTAGCGCCGCATTAGCAGCCGGTTGGTCTTGCCGGTCTCGGTGCGCGTACGCTTAGCAGCAGGATCGTAAGAGGCGACCGCATGCTGGGGGCCGAGCGTGAGGAGGAGGTGTGTCAGTGCGCGCGACTCGGGGCCAAGGTACAGCGCGGCGGTCTTTTCGAGCGTGACGTGCTCCGGCAGCTCAAAGTGGCGGCCGGCACCGAGCACCGACGCAGACAAAGGGTCCGGCATCGCCGTCGCggtgggcggcggcgcgcctttGACGTtcgccgtcggcgtggCGTCGGCTGTGTCGCTTTTtgtgcgctgcagcaagCGCGCCTTGTACGTCGAGAGTGTGTCGACTTGGGACAGGAGGAGCTGCGGCCCAGTCCACGcatgctgcagcgcagcgtacacgtcgccggccgcgtgctCGTACGCGACATCGTACGTCAGGACCACCGCCTGGAGCGTATCGAGGGGCAGTGCATTGCCTGCGTCGCACAGGCCGCGtacggcctcgtcgacgtcgatgGCGTGCCGCGGAAAGGTATAGAGCGCCGGCAGCTTGGCCGTGGGGCTGAGGCACGCGTGGCCGTAGTGCACGACAGCGTCCGCCTGTacatgcgccgcggcgacctcgtcgacgcagCAGCTGCCGTAGCTCGTGTCAGCGAGGATATAGAGTCTCGGCACCTTGCcgcccaggcgctgcagcgcgcgctgcaagGCGCGGTACAGCGGCACAgagtcgacgagcgcctcgtcagGAAACTGGAgagcgacacgctcgagcggcggctcgatgcgctcgtcgctccCCGGCCAAAAGAcgaggtcgcgcgccgtccggTCTACCTGGTACACTTCGTCTACCGAAGCGTGTGTGTGCTCAGCGGTAGCGAGCACCGCACgttcgtcgagctcgacttCATGCTCAATGACCGCGGCATCGGCAGAGCTGAATGCAGTCGCCATAAAAAAAACTATGTCAGCCTAATTGGGCAATATATTTCGCAAGGCCCAAAAAGTGCTCCTCCGCAATGCTGGAAAAGTAGAACTCGTGCTCGGAGTTGTgatcggcgacgaggtTGTGCGCGAGTTCGTGGGCGACCGAGAAGTAGACCGAAATGAGCGGTGTCGCGAGGCGGCCCGCAcgcacgtcctcgtcgtgccATGCGAGATAGTAGCGCAGATTTAAAAAGAGACTGCCGCCACGGTTGAACGCAATGCTCGGCCCTTTTGTATCGCAAAAGACGTTGAGCGCACGGGGATCGACCTGGAAGATGGCGCCGATCGGGCCGTAGACGTGGTGGATGAGCCGCTCCAAAGCGCCGGCATtgtgctcgagcatcttGGCAGGATCCAGCTCGACGCTTGCATAGACATTCATTCCCGCGACCTgcccggcgaggcgcaggtcgg
This window of the Malassezia japonica chromosome 4, complete sequence genome carries:
- a CDS encoding uncharacterized protein (EggNog:ENOG503P3VZ; COG:T); protein product: MTSHLLDRLKSHDDRRMPRGECVFCDIIERRQPAYIVAETDDVIAFLDVLPIRAGHTLVVPKSHVKSISDLSPKQSASLMLNVVSVARTMEKAFGITGLQVAANQEYAQAVDHVHFHIVPAPLPSGSSSPLEKYNTQGTLQLMGRRDELGDEEGEDLANRMRTATGTLAKL
- a CDS encoding uncharacterized protein (COG:S; EggNog:ENOG503P39K; TransMembrane:2 (i26-46o66-87i)), with protein sequence MARRDGAAEAGDAPLYRRSNAKSETYGFSLYIFASVLWVLWVLWAVCPDSVLMRLGIAWFPRRDWAYLLIAWSLVLVLMTYIGFGALNMYHTPPLDSLDCMTDGLGGLPTL
- the DPH2 gene encoding Diphthamide biosynthesis protein 2 (EggNog:ENOG503NUDH; COG:J); translated protein: MATAFSSADAAVIEHEVELDERAVLATAEHTHASVDEVYQVDRTARDLVFWPGSDERIEPPLERVALQFPDEALVDSVPLYRALQRALQRLGGKVPRLYILADTSYGSCCVDEVAAAHVQADAVVHYGHACLSPTAKLPALYTFPRHAIDVDEAVRGLCDAGNALPLDTLQAVVLTYDVAYEHAAGDVYAALQHAWTGPQLLLSQVDTLSTYKARLLQRTKSDTADATPTANVKGAPPPTATAMPDPLSASVLGAGRHFELPEHVTLEKTAALYLGPESRALTHLLLTLGPQHAVASYDPAAKRTRTETGKTNRLLMRRYATIQKARDASVIGLVIGTLGVHAYLPLVKELRRVLTSPVSQRKVYTISVGKLNPAKLANFQEIDAFVLIACPENSLLDTKEFLRPIVTPWEMMLAVRAHGGREVPWSGAYVLDLEAAVHDAAQVETDEAPDEDEQPHYSFATGTYVTRTRYGEKDADVGETSQALQKLDVAPHELAVRDASGRMVKVLDSAALAHHQQRSWVGLDANEGTDRPAAVLEQGMAGFAQQYRTADGDAEGGVQNEPSSPSFQLGSSPNARTKRAMEDTSYDTSVASMPEKRGMRAHSPALETDIEESDTELPRPAAAQRMRGRGEKPAPLFFSDESEEEVGDERKSRMDRLRELARQRAAQNDEQEEEKEPAAPEPRPSPPLAESSEDEAPAPKPQVKGLSRKDQREMHSMSARLRREQRATLSKREPKRYQLSELLSTIQHSESAPQSSSDPVESSSTPDRMPAPRSRAHTPPRALDPFPDLEKERAQRKWAMLHAQPAQPDSDSDVEVVALTGPSKRPRTHFRAPPRDTERAEADQQLYALGARPRTPRRQRIATDEYRSPNAAAPDAGVVGDKEMDAAAHSFALAAHKVAGTLAPSSPIYADDGEEQPHSPPHRKHVPVVMDLAQLNATVLRKSYEQNAKIAAMKQGKAKSKPKEHPEEPEKTQEPEEAQGPVEPAAPEKHQDDTPPSSQEIFVHQDDPVDTERHTNVRRDSASSQEQSEKENVPLSPIAQDDPELDVDLGRFFAPTQRPSLSEAPLFTEPEPASMKSARTDSNSSVLAQFFESTQDGPTRGASLDLFANQQREGPVGGMTQFFDPTPSASTHPTRSQEAMPPPSRARSSDGFAALRRAQQEEAKALLSPELLPSLDESLAERDAESFREAQAPRGDDMMYINQDGFFTQTKPAEFATQAPPASQRMRAKERKDEWASQADDVPNEAPNDEAPALDHESEASDMPQVEVDADADAALLKALSGSDTEDDEEEEDEEEEEEEDALSEASHHSASSDAQARWKSILAKPKARRPERSAFVYGEAEESDEDEPHRGEHGGLGGVFSDRGSGSEPEEGSDDDADLESLLDDERDEDEDERDEAARQRYLQHREEDDAAATALHERAIKGMLRSRRRRLDDPLAELLDEDADEDELRRKMRAPSFQAKRRRIDKDGLEELAERDDSQAFVRTYTETHATEDADRYDFLGEASSDEERITARDLRAEIRRHALQADEEEEEAPSEPEEDVSHKLHARRPTAPQPTDDEDAEYARLVFRPNVDAKDLPREVQERRAKLLEEYSNEPNWRQERGGRSGIDRRRTGQSKRASVPTTENRMAQPTRSAPSVLVHNVLRREARFRP